A DNA window from Linepithema humile isolate Giens D197 chromosome 6, Lhum_UNIL_v1.0, whole genome shotgun sequence contains the following coding sequences:
- the MFS3 gene encoding putative inorganic phosphate cotransporter: protein MAVENNSNTTGKDRTLFPIRYLMAIMGSIGLAILYGFKVNTSVAIVAMVNHTAVKLSTLHDSEANISDSAIVSTDVCQFDNVSNVTTTKGKDGPFVWDELIQGMILSSYFWGYTVSLLPGGRLAELWSARWVMNGSVLLNLVASILSPIAARTNHWLFIAMRFLQGIGGGVSFPAMHVMISKWAPPNERSVITSIVYAGTALGTVISILLTGFLAANLNWESIFYVEGTLCLIWCATWYLMIADSPEEQTKLISQKEKNYIITSLGGYDKKNVSKTVPWGQVFRSKPFLAILIAHFCSNFGWYMLLIELPTFMNQILKFDISSNAALSSIPFLCMWLFTIILSKILSILQERDLITVTTSRKIGTLFASLVPMLCLIQVSYIGCDRVKAVVLLTIAVACIGGMYCGFLANHIDIAPNFAGSLVAMTNVIATIPGFVVPVFVGQLTHRNQTIEAWRIVFLVTIILYIIEILVYTIFGSGDEQPWNKIRISGEEASNQTLPLKENNAK from the exons ccaCTGGAAAAGATAGAACACTGTTCCCAATTCGATACTTGATGGCTATAATGGGATCTATCGGTCTTGCTATTCTTTATGGCTTTAAAGTCAACACCAGTGTGGCAATCGTCGCTATGGTGAACCATACTGCCGTTAAATTATCCACATTGCATGATTCAGAAGCTAATATTTCGGATTCCGCAATAGTGAGCACGGATGTTTGCCAATTTGATAATGTCTCGAACGTTACAACGACTAAAGGCAAG GATGGTCCATTTGTATGGGACGAGCTTATTCAGGGCATGATTTTATCCTCTTATTTCTGGGGCTATACGGTATCTTTGCTACCTGGCGGAAGACTGGCAGAACTTTGGTCAGCCAGATGGGTGATGAACGGATCGGTCTTGCTCAATCTCGTCGCTTCTATACTGTCGCCCATCGCTGCGCGTACCAATCATTGGCTTTTTATAGCAATGAGATTCCTTCAAGGAATTGGTGGT gGTGTGTCGTTTCCCGCTATGCATGTCATGATTTCCAAGTGGGCACCACCGAATGAACGAAGCGTCATTACTTCGATCGTGTATGCAG GAACGGCACTCGGCACTGTAATTTCCATCTTATTAACCGGCTTTCTGGCTGCAAATCTCAATTGGGAATCCATCTTTTATGTAGAAGGTACACTCTGTCTGATTTGGTGTGCTACTTGGTATTTAATGATAGCGGATTCTCCGGAAGAACAGACAAAACTCATCAGTCAAAAAGAGAAGAACTACATCATTACATCTTTGGGAGGATACGACAAGAAGAATGTTTCCAAAACG GTTCCGTGGGGACAAGTATTTCGTTCTAAACCGTTCCTAGCGATTCTGATTGCCCATTTCTGCAGCAATTTCGGTTGGTATATGCTACTTATCGAATTGCCCACTTTTATGAATCAGATCTTGAAGTTTGACATAAGCTCG aACGCTGCATTATCATCCATCCCGTTTTTGTGCATGTGGCTCTTCACTATAATTCTCAGCAAGATATTATCCATCCTGCAGGAAAGAGATTTGATTACGGTAACGACGTCTAGAAAAATCGGCACTCTTTTTG CATCCCTCGTACCCATGTTATGCTTAATACAAGTGTCGTACATCGGTTGCGATCGCGTAAAGGCAGTCGTCCTATTGACGATCGCAGTGGCTTGCATTGGTGGAATGTATTGCGGCTTTCTAGCAAACCATATAGATATCGCACCAAACTTTGCCGGTAGTCTGGTAGCGATGACGAATGTTATTGCCACTATACCCGGTTTCGTCGTTCCTGTGTTCGTGGGACAGTTAACACATAGAAAT caAACCATTGAAGCGTGGAGGATTGTTTTTCTCGTAACGATCATTCTATACATAATCGAGATATTGGTTTATACCATTTTTGGGAGCGGTGACGAGCAACCGTGGAACAAAATCAGAATATCTGGTGAAGAGGCGAGTAATCAGACATTACCCTTAAAGGAAAATAATGCAAAGTAA